In Leucoraja erinacea ecotype New England chromosome 11, Leri_hhj_1, whole genome shotgun sequence, the following are encoded in one genomic region:
- the LOC129701359 gene encoding neuropeptide Y receptor type 6-like, whose amino-acid sequence MMKGGKMEESMYNHSVNISVVINDGTKPQFADFDSCQSSSPVMFLLILAYVTVTIVGLFGNLCLIFIITKQKENHNVTNILIANLSVSDILICVMCIPFTIVYTLMDYWIFGDVMCKANSFVQCVSVTVSIFSLVLIAIERHQLIVNPRGWKPSVSQACWGIVLIWFISLVISFPFITFHLLTDEPFRNVSSHSEFYKDKFVCIEIWPSELDRLVFTTCLHVLQYFAPFCFIFVCYLKIFICLKKRNGMADKMRENENRVSESKRINLMLVSIVVAFTVCWLPLNIFNIVYDWNHEALMNCQYNLVFTLCHLAAMISICINPIFYGFLNKNFQKDLNMLIRCKYHSTQEEYENIGLSAIHTDVSRCSLKLNNSSPKV is encoded by the coding sequence ATGATGAAAGGAGGTAAAATGGAAGAATCAATGTACAATCACAGTGTAAATATTTCTGTGGTTATCAATGATGGTACCAAGCCTCAGTTTGCAGATTTTGATTCTTGCCAATCTTCTTCACCAGTAATGTTCCTGTTAATTCTTGCATATGTTACAGTAACTATAGTAGGACTCTTTGGTAATCTCTGCCTTATCTTCATCATAACCAAACAGAAAGAAAATCATAACGTCACCAATATCCTGATTGCAAATCTTTCTGTATCTGATATTCTTATCTGTGTCATGTGCATTCCTTTCACTATTGTCTATACATTGATGGATTATTGGATTTTTGGAGATGTTATGTGCAAAGCTAATTCATTTGTCCAGTGTGTATCCGTTACAGTGTCTATATTTTCTTTAGTTTTGATTGCTATTGAAAGGCACCAGTTAATTGTAAACCCACGTGGCTGGAAGCCTAGTGTCTCCCAGGCTTGTTGGGGAATTGTGCTGATTTGGTTCATCTCCCTAGTAATTTCCTTTCCTTTCATCACATTTCATTTGCTTACCGATGAACCTTTTCGAAATGTCTCTTCGCACTCAGAATTTTACAAAGATAAATTTGTCTGTATTGAGATCTGGCCTTCAGAATTAGATAGGCTGGTCTTTACAACATGTCTCCATGTACTTCAGTATTTTGCTCCCTTCTGCTTTATATTCGTGTGCTACCTAAAAATCTTTATATGCCTAAAGAAAAGAAACGGCATGGCGGATAAAATGCGAGAAAATGAAAACCGGGTGAGTGAAAGTAAAAGGATAAACTTGATGCTGGTTTCAATTGTCGTGGCATTTACAGTCTGTTGGCTGCCACTAAATATCTTTAATATTGTCTATGATTGGAATCATGAAGCTCTGATGAACTGCCAGTATAATCTTGTATTTACACTATGTCACTTGGCAGCAATGATATCGATTTGCATTAATCCCATCTTTTATGGATTCCTCAATAAGAATTTTCAGAAGGATTTAAATATGCTAATTCGCTGCAAATACCATTCTACTCAAGAAGAGTATGAAAATATCGGTCTCTCAGCCATACACACAGATGTATCCAGATGCTCGCTGAAATTAAACAATTCCTCCCCAAAGGTATAG